The Sulfuricystis thermophila genome segment GCGCACCGGTGACCGAGCCGCAGGGAAACAGCGCGGCAAACACCTCGGCAAGCCCCACTTCTGGCCGTGTGATGCACGCGACGGTCGAGCTCATCTGCCAGACGGTGGGCAGCGCATCGAGCGCGAAGAGTTCCGGCACGCGCACCGAGCCGAGCCGCGCGATGCGCGAGAGATCGTTGCGCAGCAGATCGACGATCATCAGGTTCTCGGCGCGCTCCTTTTCGGATGCGCGCAGCGCCGCCGCAACCGCGGCATCGCGCGCCGCTTCGCCATGGCGCGGCGCGGTGCCCTTCATCGGCCGCGTGGTGAGCACACCGTCCGGACGCCAGTCGAAAAAGAGTTCTGGCGACACCGAGAGGATCTCCCAGTCGTCATCTTGCAGATGCAGGCAATAGCCCGCGGGCTGAGCGGCGACGAGTGATGCAAACAAGGCCGCGCCGCTGCCGGAAAAATCGCTTGCCAGCCGCGTGGTCAGATTGACCTGATAAAACTCGCCGTCGGCGATGCGCTGGCGCAAAGTGTCGATCGCGGCGCAAGCGGCAGGCGGGTCCGTCGCAATGCGCCAGGGGCCGCAATGGAAGCCCGCCTCCGTTGCCGATTCCGCCCCTTGCTCGGCCGCGGCATAGACCGCAAACGCTGCGAGTGGCAGGAAGGGAGCCGGCGGGCGCACCTCGAGCGCGGCGTCGAAAGCCGGCGCGGCCTCATAGGCGACGAAACCGACGACCCAATGGCCGGCGCGCGCCGCAGCCATCGCCCGGTCGAGCACGGCCGGCACATCGGGGGAGCTTTTGGCGATGAGCACGGCTTGCGGGGCGGCGAAACGAAGGCGCAGCCGTCCGCCCTTCCCATCGGGAAAATCGAGGCGGGCTCTCATGCCGTCAGCATGGCCGACAGCCTGGGCTCGAGCGCCTCTTCCACCGCATCGGCGAGACGCTCGAAGTCGGCTTCCCGCCGTGCGGCGCGATCGACCGCCTGATCGATGTCGGCGCCCGCCCAGCCGAGCAGCGCGGAAAACGCCGCGGGGTGGTCGAACAGGCCATGGCAGTAGGTGCCGAGAATCTGGCCGTCTGCCGACAGGGCGCCATCCGAGCGGCCATCGTCGAGCACGGCCGCCGGCTGGGCGAGGGCCGGACCGGTCGTCACCCCCATGTGGATTTCATAACCCGCGAGGGGTGCCGTCCTACCAGCGCCGAGTTTCAATCTGCCGCTCACATTGCGCAGTTGCTTTTCCATCGCGAGCGTCGTCTCACAGTCGATGAGCCCCAGGCCCGCCATGCTGCCGGGCGGTCCTTCGAGGCCGAGCGGATCGTGGATCGCACGCCCCAGCATCTGAAAGCCGCCGCAGATGCCGATCAGCTTGCCGCCATAGCGCAGGTGACGTTTCAGCGCCGCCTCATGACCGTGTTCCCGCAGCCAGGCGAGATCCGCCTGCACCGCTTTCGACCCGGGCAACACGACGAGATCGCAAGGCGGCAGCGCCTGTCCCGGCCCCACCCAGCGGAAATCGACTTCCGCTGCGAGGCGCAAGGGATCGAGATCGGTCGCATTCGAGATGCGCGGGAAAGCGAGCGCTGCGACCGCAAGCCTTGCCTCGCCGCTGTGCTCGACATGGCGTTCCAGCGCATCCTCGGCGTCGAGGAACAAGCCGTGGAGATAGGGAAGGACGCCCAGCACCGGCTTGCCGGTGCGTTTTTCGAGCCAGTCGAGGCCCGGTTGCAAGAGACCGATGTCGCCGCGGAACTTGTTGAT includes the following:
- a CDS encoding chorismate-binding protein, whose product is MRARLDFPDGKGGRLRLRFAAPQAVLIAKSSPDVPAVLDRAMAAARAGHWVVGFVAYEAAPAFDAALEVRPPAPFLPLAAFAVYAAAEQGAESATEAGFHCGPWRIATDPPAACAAIDTLRQRIADGEFYQVNLTTRLASDFSGSGAALFASLVAAQPAGYCLHLQDDDWEILSVSPELFFDWRPDGVLTTRPMKGTAPRHGEAARDAAVAAALRASEKERAENLMIVDLLRNDLSRIARLGSVRVPELFALDALPTVWQMSSTVACITRPEVGLAEVFAALFPCGSVTGAPKIAAMAAIAALETAPRGAYCGALGLIRPGGHATFNVGIRTVTLDRQASRAECGIGSGIVSDSQAEAEYAEWLAKRRFLLRATAGFALLETLALDDGAFVLLEGHLARLSASAEHFGFPCERARVLRHLEALAAAHPVGRWRVRLLLDRQGRLQSEAFPLAPTPQEATVVLASRPIVAEPEFLCHKTTERSAYAPFSPPPGVFDTLLWNARGEITEFTRGNVVVELDGERLTPPVAAGLLPGVLRAELLARGEIVTRHLRIADLARADALWFINSVRGWVRVKLIACG
- a CDS encoding cobyric acid synthase, encoding MKALMIQGCTSDAGKSVLVAALCRILARRGVKVAPFKPQNMALNSAVTVDGGEIGRAQALQAQAAGLEARTDFNPVLLKPSSDRRAQVILHGKVAADLDARAYHDYKRVAMAAVLESWRRLAAEFEFIVVEGAGSPAEVNLRDRDIANMGFAEATDIPVWLVGDIDRGGVLAHMVGTLECLSASERARLTGLVINKFRGDIGLLQPGLDWLEKRTGKPVLGVLPYLHGLFLDAEDALERHVEHSGEARLAVAALAFPRISNATDLDPLRLAAEVDFRWVGPGQALPPCDLVVLPGSKAVQADLAWLREHGHEAALKRHLRYGGKLIGICGGFQMLGRAIHDPLGLEGPPGSMAGLGLIDCETTLAMEKQLRNVSGRLKLGAGRTAPLAGYEIHMGVTTGPALAQPAAVLDDGRSDGALSADGQILGTYCHGLFDHPAAFSALLGWAGADIDQAVDRAARREADFERLADAVEEALEPRLSAMLTA